The Raphanus sativus cultivar WK10039 chromosome 6, ASM80110v3, whole genome shotgun sequence sequence TTTCTACTTTGAGTAGACTAAGAGTACAttgtagaaaacacattccccaacatttagaatactttataaaagtagaagattCATTCGGAATGAAAAATGGATACCTTTACGATTAGTAGAATACGCATTcttcttatttaaaaatttagtaaatagttaaatgtacgttctaaaagaagtagatgaacatgtttattttagaaatcgtttttACTATATCATTTTTCGTAGAAGAcgcattctacttttagtagaatgtattttaaaatttttatttttgatcaaaagaaaaaattaaccaagtttttgaacaaaaaaagttaccagcttgtgtatatagtgtttgttatatttttaataacttttgattcataaagtatttatttcattagttttcagaaatacaaagagtaaaaaataaaaaaaaatggagaaaatTGTTTTATACTAAAGGAACGTTAAcctagttttttgtttttttgtcaattttccCATAATTAAAAGGTGAAAGTTCTAAATAAGGCAGTGATATGGttctgtaaatattttgaaaataaaatggtGTCTCAAAAGTTATTAATGGGTATAGATATTTATTAtcaggttgacaaaaaaaaaaagagtcagaTTTGATTTAACCACAGTTAACCTAAAATGCAGTTTAAAAATCTCTACAGCCGACGATCTTccttcattttattttcattggAACTAtatgttctctctctctcgatagCTCCTCCCAGGAAACCTATAATTTCTTAGATCCATCTCAGAGAATGGCTGGTGGATTTACCATCAACATAAACATTCCGGCGGGTGAAGGATTTACCATTAACATTAACCCAAACTCTGCTCCAGGGGGAGCCGAGGTAGGGGCTGCCTTTGGCCGAATTCAACCTCCAGCTGGTAAACTAGATCCTCTCTCTATATGTACGAATCCCTCCTCTCAAAAGCCCCGAGAATGCTCTGATCCATCTAACCCTAAGGTTTTCTTTGATATGACGGCTTGCGGTAAACCTATTGGTCGGATCGTGATGGAGCTCTTTGCCGACACGACCCCACGGACGGCAGAGAATTTCCGCGCCCTCTGTACAGGCGAGAAAGGCATGGGGAAGAAGGGTAAGCCCCTCCATTACAAAGGATCAGTCATCTACCATAGGTGCGCCGATTATATGATTGAAGGAGGAGATTTCACTAACGAAGGGAAAGGATGCGGAGGCGAATCAATCTACGACAGTGGGTTTTTCGAGGATGAGAACTTCATCAAAAAGCACACATGTCCGGGTATGATCTCCATGAACAACCGTGGTCCTGACACCAACGAATCTAACTTTATGATCTGCTTGACGGAGTGCCCGGAACTCGACGATGAACACGTCGTGTTCGGCCAAGTTGTTGAAGGATTGGATGTGGTCAGGACCATTTCAAAGATATCTGTTAGGGACAAGCTTTCCTGGCCCGTGGTGATCGCCGACTGCGGTCAGATTTCATAGATCTGAGATATTTTCAAGTACAATGGTTGCTTGGTCCTTTTCGCCGACAAGCTTGTGTCCTTTTGATGTTTGGTCGGGTgcgtttttctttttgcttctttCTTGAATTTAGATTGGCTACCATTGAAAAATGATAACCATCATCAGTTTTAGCTATAGTTGCTATTGcagaaacatattaaaaataaatctgtgCTTTTGGaccttttaaatatgttttccaTCAAGAGATTCTTATTAGAATTTAACATTAGTAATTGATTTCTAAGTGACTATTGTTCTCATGTTCCGTTTGCCTAATACTAAGACAGTATGATTGGCTGTCATATGGCAGATGATTGATATTCTAAACTGGAttgaaaaaaaactgaataaaacccaaaccgaaatcaaacTGAAATATTCTAAACTGGAATTGAACCAAAACCTTTAAATATCTGAATGCTTCTTATATTTCTTCTATAtccaaaataatcaaaacaggTATTTCTGAAAAAACAACATAAGGATATGTCGCAAAATTCTCTTTTTAACGGTGATTTTCTTTCAGCCAATCAAAGGAGAGCTAATATCTGGAAGGTTGTTTTCCTTGCCGGCAAAGAGATCAATTCGAATATTTCCCGAGATCTTTTATGGAAATTGTGGTTATTTACCTAAATCTTCATCAAAACATAGTGTTTTTCTAGAGTTTTTTCAACAGCCGCCTCTTTTTTCATCAAGTTTCTGGTTCATACTTAGTCACGCGATCCAGAGGAaagggatttttttttgtttttgatggaCGATACTCTGGTAGGAGTGATGCAAGAAATGTCTCTAGAGGAAGATGTGCCAATTCTTTTACCGGACGATGATGATTTTAGCACTGTGGAGAGAAGTCATCGTAGCTTATTGGGACGTTTGCTTAATCCAAACTGTCAGAACATGGGTTGCATGTTACGCACGATGCCGAAGATCTGGAGGATTTACGAAAAGGTCCGTGGGATTGCACTGACTAAGGAGAATTTCCAGTTTATCTTTGAACTGGAAACAGATCTTCAGATGGTGTTGAAACAGGGCTTTTGGACCTTTGAGGACTGGGAAATGGCGATGAAGAGGTGGATGGAGACTCCACCAAGTAACTACTTGCTGACAGCGGCTGTATGGATTAGACTTTCCAATATACCAGTCAACTACTTTACCATCAAGACCAGTGATACGGTGGCATGACCAATAggttatgtaaaatatattgaGTGGGATCCAGAGAAACCACTTTTACATGATTATGTACGAGTCTTGATCATAATTGATCTAAATCTATCGGtaagagagaagaaatgtctaaCTCTTCCAAAAGGAGGTGGATCAGCTATGATAGATGTGGAGTATGAACGCATTCAGAAGAAGTGTTTTCGGTTGTCTCATGAGAAACAAGCATGCCCACTGCTCAAAGGCACTATGAAGGGAAGTGCAAAAGGAGAGATAATCAGAACTTTCCAAATGTTCAGAGGGTGGCCCAAAGGCAACACAACACTTCACTTGCGAATGATATAATGCCATTGTTTGCCCCATCAGTCCATCCTGGTTTTGAACCACCGGCTCGCCTGATTGAACCATCGGTCCGTTTGCCTATTACTAATTAGTGATCTGGCAACAACCAGCGAATTGAAACATGAGTATTAAACTCTTCGACATATTCCCAATTAATAGCATGTCTCACATTATGAATGCCAAGAACAAAAGATGTATCTCGTTGGCCTCTTGGATTACTAGtgttaaatcgcaagaatacgtggaATTAATCGGTTGACTTCGATCGCCGAATTCCCacggttattaaaaaaaaactttatttcatGTACACGTAGTTCAATACAAAACCGCCGGTGCTGAATTGAATGCGGGGACTGACTTGTGACCT is a genomic window containing:
- the LOC108829109 gene encoding peptidyl-prolyl cis-trans isomerase CYP19-1; its protein translation is MAGGFTININIPAGEGFTININPNSAPGGAEVGAAFGRIQPPAGKLDPLSICTNPSSQKPRECSDPSNPKVFFDMTACGKPIGRIVMELFADTTPRTAENFRALCTGEKGMGKKGKPLHYKGSVIYHRCADYMIEGGDFTNEGKGCGGESIYDSGFFEDENFIKKHTCPGMISMNNRGPDTNESNFMICLTECPELDDEHVVFGQVVEGLDVVRTISKISVRDKLSWPVVIADCGQIS
- the LOC130495487 gene encoding uncharacterized protein LOC130495487; this encodes MDDTLVGVMQEMSLEEDVPILLPDDDDFSTVERSHRSLLGRLLNPNCQNMGCMLRTMPKIWRIYEKVRGIALTKENFQFIFELETDLQMVLKQGFWTFEDWEMAMKRWMETPPSNYLLTAAVWIRLSNIPVNYFTIKTSDTVA